TCCTGGCCGACTGCCGCCCCACCCTGGCGCTCACCACCCCCGGGCTGGCCGCCGAGGCGGCGCGCCTCACGGAGCTTATGCCCGAGCTGGCCCGCGTGCGCTGGCTGGCCACCGAGGCGGTGGAGGACGCGGCGGCCGGGGGGTGGCGCGACCCGCGGGTGCATGGGGACGATGTGGCGTTCCTGCAGTACACCTCCGGCTCAACGGCCGCCCCGAAGGGCGTGATGGTGAGCCACGCCAACCTGCTGCACAACTTCCGCGTCATCGAGGCGCTCACTGGCTACACCCCCGAAGACCGCTCGGTCATCTGGCTCCCCCCCTACCACGACATGGGGCTCATCGGGGGGATCCTGCAGCCGATGTACACCGGCTACTGGGCGGCGCTGATGGCCCCGGCGGCCTTCGTGCAGCGGCCGGCGCGCTGGCTGGAGGCCGTCACCCGCTACCGGGCGACCACCAGCGGGGGGCCCAACTTCGCCTACGACCTCTGCGTCCACTCCGTCACCCCGGAGGACCGGGAGCGGCTGGACCTCTCCAGCTGGAAGCTGGCCTTCAACGGGGCGGAGCCGGTGCGGCACGAGACGCTGGAGGCCTTCACGCGCACCTTCGGGCCGCAGGGCTTCCGGCGGGAGGCGTTCTACCCCTGCTACGGGCTGGCGGAGGGCACGCTGATGGTCACCGGCAGCCGCACCCCGGAGGCGCCGCCGGTGCTCGCGGTGGACGCCGACGCCCTGGCGGGGCACCGGGTGGCCCCGGCGGAGGAGGGGCGCGGCGCGACGCGGCTGGTGGGGTGCGGGCGGGTGGCGCCGGAGCAGGAGGTGCGCATCGTGGACTCGGCGACGCTGCGCGAGTGCGCGGCCGACCGGGTGGGGGAGATCTGGGTGCGCGGGTCGAGCGTGGCGCAGGGGTATTGGGAGCGCGCGGAGGAGACGGCGCGCACCTTCGGGGCGCGCCTGGCGGAGAGCGGGGACGGCCCCTTCCTGCGCACCGGGGACCTGGGTTTCCTGGCCGAGGGGGAGCTATACGTCACGGGGCGGGTGAAGGACCTGGTGATCGTGCGGGGACGCAACCACTACCCGCACGACATCGAGCAGACCGCCGCGCGCGCCCACCCCGCGCTGCGCCCGGGGGGGAGCGCGGCATTCGGGACGGAGCACGCGGGGGAGGAGCGGCTGGTGGTGGTGCAGGAGGTGGGCCGGCACTGTACGGCGGCCGACCTGGAGGAGATCGCGGCGGCGGTGCGCGCGGCGGTGGCGGAGGAGCACGAGCTGCAGGTGCACGCGGTGGCGCTGGTGAAGTCGGGGGGGGTGCCGAAGACCTCCAGCGGCAAGGTGCAGCGCCTGGGCTGCCGGGCGGACTTCCTGGCGGGCGCGCTCCCGGTGCTGGGGGTGAGCACGCTGGAGGCCGCGCCGGACGACACCGGGCTCGTGGGACCGGGGCTCTCGCGCGAGGCGCTGGAGGGTGCGGCCCCCGCGGAGCGCAGGGCACGGATCTCACACTGGCTGCGCGGACTGGCTGCGCGCGCCCTCCGGGTGCCGGTAGAGCGGCTGCAAGGGCGCTCACTTGCAGAGCTGGGGCTCGATTCGGTCCGGGCCGTCAGCCTAGCCGCGGAGGTGGAGCAGGCGCTCGGGGTGCGCCTTTCTCCCGCGTCTCTGCTGGAAGAGGGCGGAATCGAACCGCTCGCCGAGATGCTGCTCTCCGCGCTGGTGCGGGAATCGGAGCGGATGGACGAGGGAGCCGCCCCACCTCCGTCGGCGGCGGGGCTCCTTCTGCCGGCCCAGGAGCGGATCTGGTTCCTGCATCACCTCCAGCCGGACGGCTCGGCCTACAACCTCCCGCTCGCCCTGCGCATCCGCGGTGCACTGGACGTGGCCTTCCTCGAAGCGGCACTGGCGGAGCTGGCGCGGCGCCACGAGGTGCTACGCGCGGTCTTCCCCGTGGTGGAGGGGAGGCCGGTGCAGCAGGTGCGCGCCGAGATGCCGGTGGCGCTCCCCTTCGAGGACCTCTCCGGGTTCCCCCCGGCGCAGCGGAACGCCGCGGCTGCGCGCATCGCACGGGAGGAGGCCGCCGCACCGTTCGACCTCGCCACGGGGCCACTGCTGCGGGTGCGCCTGCTCCGGCTCTCTGCGGACGAGCACCTGCTGGTGTGGGTCCTCCACCACATCGTGGGGGACGGCATCTCGGCGGGGGTGATGCTGCGTGACCTGGCCGCGCTCTACACCGCGGCGCACGCTGGTGCCGAACCGCAGCTTCCTCCCCTGCCCACCCGCCACTCCGACCTGGCGTTCGCGCACCGCGAGTGGCTGCGCAGCCCTGCGGCTCTGGCACAGCTCGCCTGGTGGCGCGAGCACCTGCGCGACTTGCCGGTGCTGGACCTTCCCACGGACCGGCCGCGTCCCCTGGTGCAGAGCTTCCGCGGGGCCGCGCACCGTTTCGACGTCCCCTCCGGGGTGGCGAGCGCGCTGCGGGCGCTGGCCGCCGGGGAGGGGGCCACCCTCTTCATGTCGCTGCTGGCCGCCTTCCAGCTCCTGATGGCCCGCCGGTCGGGGGAGTACGACGTGACAGTGGGCGTTCCCGTTTCCGTCCGGAGCGATCGCGCGGCCGGTCTGGTCGGCCCGCTCGTGAACACCGTGGCCCTACGGACGGACATCGACCCCGGGGAGGGCTTCCGCGCGCTCCTGCTGCGCGTCCGGAGGGAGGCGCTGGAGGCGTACGCACGGCAGGACTGCCCCTTCGAGCGGGTGGTGGAGGCGGTCCAGCCCGGGCGCGACCTCTCCGGCAACCCCCTCTTCCAGACGATGCTCGCCTTCCAGGGGGCCCCCCTGGACCCGGTGGAGGTGCCCGGCGCGACGTTCATCCCCGAGCCGTTGCACGGCGGCGGCTCGATCCTGGACCTCACGCTGTACGTGTGGGAGCGTGCCGACGATTCGCTCGCCGCCTCCCTGGAGTACGCGACCGACCTCTTCGACCGGGACACCGGCGAGCGGACCACGGCACACTTCGTCGAGCTGCTGCGCTCCGCGGTGGCGCAGCCGGAGCGCGCGGTGGGGGAGCTGGAGATGCTGCCTGCCGCGGAGCGGCGGCATCTCCTCCGCGAGTGGAACCGGAGCGGCCCGGCGGGGGCCGTGGGCAGCCTGCACGAGCTCTTCTCCGTGCAGGCTGCCCGCACGCCCGGGGCGCCGGCGCTGCGCTGCCACGGGAGCACCTCCACCTACGCCGAGCTGGAGCGCGAGTCCAACCGCATCGCGCACCACCTGCACGCCCTGGGCGTGGGCCCGGAGGCGCGCGTGGGCGTGTGCCTGGGACGCTCCTCCCGCCTGGTGGCGGCGCTCCTGGGGGTGCTCAAGGCGGGGGGAGCGTATGTGCCCCTCGACCCCGCGTACCCCGCCGAGCGGCTGGGCTACATGCTCCACGACGCGGGGGCGGAGTTGGTGCTGACCGACGCCCGGTGCGCGGATCGCATCCCCGCCGGGATGCGATCCGTGGTGCTCGACCGGGAGCACGCGGCCCTAGCAGCGTGTCCGGCCGAGCCACCCACGGGGGAGGTGGCCCCCGGGGGGCTGGCGTACGTCCTCTACACCTCCGGCTCCACCGGACGGCCCAAGGGCGTGCTGGTGGAGCACCGCAGCGCCGTGGCGGTCGTGCACTTCCTGCGCGAGGTGGTCCGCCCCGAGGACCGGTCCGCGGTGCTCTTCTCCACCTCCGTGTCCTTCGACGTCTCGGTGGGCGAGATCTTCGGCACCCTCTGCTGGGGGGGCACGCTGATCCTAGTGGAGCATGCGCTGGAGCTGCCGCGCGTGAGCGACGAGGGGGTGCGTGTGGTGGTCACGGTACCAAGCGCTGCGGCCGAGCTGCTGCGCGCGGGGGGGATTCCGGAGAGCGTGCGGCAGCTCAACCTGGCGGGCGAGGTGCTCCCGGCGTGGCTGGTACGGGAGCTCTACGCGCGGGGCCACGTGGAGCGCGTGCTGAACCTGTACGGGCCCACCGAGGACACCGTATACTCCACCTGGTGCGAGGTGGACCGCGGTGCCGGGCGCGTCGGGATCGGACGTCCGATCCCGGGCTCGCGGGCATACGTGCTCGACGCCGCCGGGGCGCCGGCGCCGGTGGGTGTGCCCGGCGAGCTGTGCCTGGCCGGGGCGGGCCTGGCCCGGGGCTACCAGGCGCAGCCGGGGCTCACGGCGGAGCGGTTCCTCCCCGACCCGTTCGCGGAAGAGCTGGGGGCGCGGATGTACCGCACGGGAGACCGGGCGCGCTGGCTGACCACGGGAGAGCTGGAGTACCTGGGGCGGGTGGACGCGCAGGTGAAGGTGCGCGGATTCCGCATCGAGCCCGGGGAGGTCGAGGCGGTGCTGCGCGCCCATTCGGCGGTCTCGGAGGCGGTGGTGGCCTCGCGCGATGAGGGGTGGCTGGTAGCCTGGCTGGTCCCCGTAGAGGGAGCGGAGGTGCCGGAGGCAGGAGCGCTGCGGGGGTGGCTGCGCGAGCGGCTGCCGGACTACATGGTGCCCTCGGCCTTCGTGCGCCTGGAGGCGCTCCCGCGCACCCCGAGCGGCAAGGTGGACCGGCGGGCGTTGCCCGATCCGGAGATCGAGGGCGCGGAGGCACGGGGAGGCCACGTGGCGCCGCGCACTCCCACGGAGGAGGTGCTCGCGGTGATCTGGGCCGACGTGCTGGGCGGGGAGCGCGTGGGTGCGCACGATGACTTCTTCGCCCTGGGCGGCCACTCCCTGATGGCGATCCGGCTGGTGGACCACCTCCGCGCCGTGATGGGGGTGGAGCTCCCCCTGCGCACGCTCTTTGACCACCCTACGCTCGAGGGCCTCGCGGCGCGGGCCGACGAGGCGCGCCACACGGCCATGGGCGCCACGCGGCCTCCGCTCGTCCCGCTTCCCCGCGCGGACGAGCTTCCCCTCTCCTTTGCGCAGGAACGGCTCTGGTTCCTGGAGCGGCTCCGCCCCGGGGGCGCCGCCTACGTCATGCCCGCAGCGCTGCGGCTCCGAGGGGTGCTGGACGCGCCCGCGCTCCGGAGGAGCCTTGACGAGGTCGTGCGGCGGCACGAGGTGCTCCGCTCGCGCTTTCCGGGCGTGCAGGGCAGGCCGGTGCAGGTCGTCGACGAGCCGCGTCCGCTTCGCTGGTGGGAGGCCGATGTCTCCCTGCTGTCGGGGGAGGCGCGCGAGGCCGAGCTGCGGCGCCTGGCGGTGGAGGAGGCAGCCCGTCCCTTCGACCTGGAGGCCGACGCCCCGCTGCGCCCCGGGCTGGTGCGCCTGGCCGATGACGACCACGTCCTACTCCTCACGCTGCACCACATCGTCTGCGACGGGTGGTCGTTCGGTGTCCTGGCGCGCGAGATCTCGGCCCTCTACGCGGCCTTCGCCCGGGGGCGCGAGCCGCAGCTCCCGGTGCTCGCGGTGCAGTACGCCGACTACGTGCTCTGGCAGCGCGCCCACCTCTCCGGCGACGGCCTGCGGGCGGAGCTCGTCTGGTGGCGCGAGCGCCTGACGGGGTTGGACGCCCCGGTGGAGCTGCCCACCGACCGTCCCCGGCCCGAGGTCCGGAGCTTCTCGGGGGCGTACCTCTCCACCCGGCTGGGGCCGGAGCTCTCGGCCGGGGTGCGAGGGCTGGCGGGCGCGGAGCACGCGACCCCCTTCATGGTGCTGCTGGCCTCCTGGAACGCGGTGCTGCACCACCACCTCCGGAGCAACCGGGTGGTGGTCGGCACCGACGTGGCTGGGCGCGCCTCCGCGGAGGTGGCCCGGCTGATGGGTCTCTTCGTCAACCAGCTGGTCCTCGCCACCGACTTGTCGGGGAACCCGGGCTTCCGCGAGCTGCTCGGGCGGGTGCGCGAGACCACGCTGGGGGCGTACGCGCACGCGGAGGTCCCCTTCAACCTCCTGGTGGACACGCTGAACCCGGTGCGGGACCCCGCGCGGAACCCGCTCTTCCAGGTCATGTTCGT
This DNA window, taken from Longimicrobiaceae bacterium, encodes the following:
- a CDS encoding amino acid adenylation domain-containing protein, whose protein sequence is MYRRSPAPALRRVSTLVELLSLRAGEESGRKAYTFLVDGKLQEEHAAYGELDRRARAVAARLQALGARGERALLLYPPGLEYVRALLACFYAGVIAVPVYPPRRNKPTPRLESILADCRPTLALTTPGLAAEAARLTELMPELARVRWLATEAVEDAAAGGWRDPRVHGDDVAFLQYTSGSTAAPKGVMVSHANLLHNFRVIEALTGYTPEDRSVIWLPPYHDMGLIGGILQPMYTGYWAALMAPAAFVQRPARWLEAVTRYRATTSGGPNFAYDLCVHSVTPEDRERLDLSSWKLAFNGAEPVRHETLEAFTRTFGPQGFRREAFYPCYGLAEGTLMVTGSRTPEAPPVLAVDADALAGHRVAPAEEGRGATRLVGCGRVAPEQEVRIVDSATLRECAADRVGEIWVRGSSVAQGYWERAEETARTFGARLAESGDGPFLRTGDLGFLAEGELYVTGRVKDLVIVRGRNHYPHDIEQTAARAHPALRPGGSAAFGTEHAGEERLVVVQEVGRHCTAADLEEIAAAVRAAVAEEHELQVHAVALVKSGGVPKTSSGKVQRLGCRADFLAGALPVLGVSTLEAAPDDTGLVGPGLSREALEGAAPAERRARISHWLRGLAARALRVPVERLQGRSLAELGLDSVRAVSLAAEVEQALGVRLSPASLLEEGGIEPLAEMLLSALVRESERMDEGAAPPPSAAGLLLPAQERIWFLHHLQPDGSAYNLPLALRIRGALDVAFLEAALAELARRHEVLRAVFPVVEGRPVQQVRAEMPVALPFEDLSGFPPAQRNAAAARIAREEAAAPFDLATGPLLRVRLLRLSADEHLLVWVLHHIVGDGISAGVMLRDLAALYTAAHAGAEPQLPPLPTRHSDLAFAHREWLRSPAALAQLAWWREHLRDLPVLDLPTDRPRPLVQSFRGAAHRFDVPSGVASALRALAAGEGATLFMSLLAAFQLLMARRSGEYDVTVGVPVSVRSDRAAGLVGPLVNTVALRTDIDPGEGFRALLLRVRREALEAYARQDCPFERVVEAVQPGRDLSGNPLFQTMLAFQGAPLDPVEVPGATFIPEPLHGGGSILDLTLYVWERADDSLAASLEYATDLFDRDTGERTTAHFVELLRSAVAQPERAVGELEMLPAAERRHLLREWNRSGPAGAVGSLHELFSVQAARTPGAPALRCHGSTSTYAELERESNRIAHHLHALGVGPEARVGVCLGRSSRLVAALLGVLKAGGAYVPLDPAYPAERLGYMLHDAGAELVLTDARCADRIPAGMRSVVLDREHAALAACPAEPPTGEVAPGGLAYVLYTSGSTGRPKGVLVEHRSAVAVVHFLREVVRPEDRSAVLFSTSVSFDVSVGEIFGTLCWGGTLILVEHALELPRVSDEGVRVVVTVPSAAAELLRAGGIPESVRQLNLAGEVLPAWLVRELYARGHVERVLNLYGPTEDTVYSTWCEVDRGAGRVGIGRPIPGSRAYVLDAAGAPAPVGVPGELCLAGAGLARGYQAQPGLTAERFLPDPFAEELGARMYRTGDRARWLTTGELEYLGRVDAQVKVRGFRIEPGEVEAVLRAHSAVSEAVVASRDEGWLVAWLVPVEGAEVPEAGALRGWLRERLPDYMVPSAFVRLEALPRTPSGKVDRRALPDPEIEGAEARGGHVAPRTPTEEVLAVIWADVLGGERVGAHDDFFALGGHSLMAIRLVDHLRAVMGVELPLRTLFDHPTLEGLAARADEARHTAMGATRPPLVPLPRADELPLSFAQERLWFLERLRPGGAAYVMPAALRLRGVLDAPALRRSLDEVVRRHEVLRSRFPGVQGRPVQVVDEPRPLRWWEADVSLLSGEAREAELRRLAVEEAARPFDLEADAPLRPGLVRLADDDHVLLLTLHHIVCDGWSFGVLAREISALYAAFARGREPQLPVLAVQYADYVLWQRAHLSGDGLRAELVWWRERLTGLDAPVELPTDRPRPEVRSFSGAYLSTRLGPELSAGVRGLAGAEHATPFMVLLASWNAVLHHHLRSNRVVVGTDVAGRASAEVARLMGLFVNQLVLATDLSGNPGFRELLGRVRETTLGAYAHAEVPFNLLVDTLNPVRDPARNPLFQVMFVLDNTPAPELRLPGLEVEVMELHLAGAPFDVSVLLSERAGEFHCLWRYDPDLFDESTVARLTEHFTGAVAGVVADPDLRLDAIGARLDEADRARRGAELDRLREASALRFRRIASSRAGAEQEPVA